TCTTAGAAAGGTGGACCGAGTACTGCTCAGAACTGTACATCTACGAGCTGCAGGGCGACGCCAGAGTCTTAGACACACCAGAAAGCCAAAGCGACGACTCAGAAGACCTAATATTGAAATCGGAAATTGAAGAAGCTGTAAAAATGTTGAAGAAAGGGAAGTCACCAGGCGTTGACAACATCCCAGGAGAATTGATTCAAGCAGGCGGCCAGCATATGACGACAGCTCTTCTAAACATCTGTAACCAAATATGGAAAAGTGTTAAATGACCACAAAACTGGACAAGATCTCTTGTTATTACACTCCCCAGGAAAGGTGATCTCAAACTGTGCATCAATTACCGTACCTTACGCTTAATCAGCCATCCAAGCAAGGTTCTTCTCAGAGTCATTTTGAACCGCCTGAGGCACCAAGCAAAAGAAATAATTGCCGAGGAACAAGCCAGCTTTATGAAAGGCAGAAGTACTGTTAAGCTCGAATGTCACAGTCGTAGAGGAAACTTGAAGTTCTTTGGAATAAAGGAAcgtgaaaacgaaacaaacaATGACTCTGAACTCACCCTAGGAGGATTAATGCGTACGAAGCTAAAGATCCTTCCAGGCGACgagaaaaattttcattttgacaGAGTTCACAGAATTAGGTCGCGCCATTCACGATCAAATGGGCAAAGTCTTAAACCAAGACCGATCATAGTTAGGCTGACGGATTTTCAAGATAAATTTTTTATTAAATCCTTCATCAAAAATCTCCCAAGAGGTACCGGATTTGGAATACCTGACGATTTTCCTAAAGAGGTTGACGAGGTAAGAAAGTTGTAATATCCGATACTAAAGGCGGCCAAGCGCGAGAATAAAAATGCATACTTCAAAGTCGAAAAGTTGATCATCGACGGTGCTCTTTACCGTGGTGAAGAAACATCtcaattttctttctatgtGCGTTTAATGGATAATTAAgctaaaatgaaagctaaaatacagctaattttattttttatttatttttttctacgGAACCACCTACTTGAGAGCTGCAGCTTTTCACTTTCTTTACCCAGTCAAAACGCCGTACAAAGCTTTTGTATGTGTTTCCGCATGTGCTTTCGTTTTAGCTTTCTCTCCTGTTACGTTGATCAACTTTTCGATGATAACGAGGTAGTAAGAATCAAGCCTGGTCACAAATATCAACCGCACTGTGAacataatttaaaaatatatatatatatattttcattatttcttgGATACACCGTCTATCCTGTTATTAGAAATCAAATGTATAAACTGTTATCACTTAACGTTAGAGGGCTAAACAGTTCGAGAAAGCGAAGACAAATTTTTCGTTGGTTGCACCAGCAGCAATcgaatatatttttcttgcaagaAACTTGTTCCTCGCCGGAATCCATCAAAAGATGGGAAACAGAATGGGGAGGCAAAATCGTGTCCAGTCATGGCTCCTCTCATAGTAGAGGAGTCATGATTTTATTCAAACCACGTCTTG
The sequence above is drawn from the Montipora foliosa isolate CH-2021 unplaced genomic scaffold, ASM3666993v2 scaffold_478, whole genome shotgun sequence genome and encodes:
- the LOC137989859 gene encoding uncharacterized protein, with the protein product MNKLVKKEMVKAKEKWIQEQCEDIETNLMKNNSKKAYDTVKTLTKSKQSKVNTIKDKKGETIIERSKILERWTEYCSELYIYELQGDARVLDTPESQSDDSEDLILKSEIEEAVKMLKKGKSPGVDNIPGELIQAGGQHMTTALLNICNQIWKSVK